The Shumkonia mesophila genomic sequence CGTCATGTTGTTCATGATCTGCCCGGCGCGCGTCAATTCGACAAATCCGATCAGCGCAGTCAGCGAACTGTTCTTGAGCAACTGGACCATGAAGCCCACGGTCGGACTGAGGGCGATCTTGAACGCCTGGGGCAGAATGACGTAGCGCAACTGCTGACCCTGGGTAAGAGCCAACGCCCGGCCGCCCTCCCATTGCTGACGCGGAATCGCCTCGATGCAGCCGCGCCAGATGTCGGCGCAATAGGCGGCCGTATACAGGGAAAGAGCCGCGCCGGCGGCCGTCAGCGGCGGGAAATGGAACCCCAGGAAGCTGAGGCCGAAGAAGGTGATGAAGATGAGGACAAGAAGCGGGGTCGCCTCAACGATCTCGATATAGCCGGCGACCAGCAGCCGGATCGGCTTGGGCGCTAGAACCCGCAGAATGGACAGGGGAAGCGCGAGAAGACTGCCGACGACCATGGAGGACAGGAACAGGGCAAGAGTCCACCCGGCGCCCCGCACCAGAAACAGGAATCCGTCCCAACCAAATGTCTGTAACACTATTGCGCTCCCATGACTGGCGAACCGGACAGCTTTTCGAGGTTGAGACTTCTTTTCCGCCTGAAAAGAACCAAGCTGACGAGCCAATAGATCAAACGAAACAGAAACGTCAGGCAGATGTAGACGATTGCCAGGACGATATAGGTTTCCAGGCTGCGGAACGTTATCGACTCGACGAAGGAGGCGGCGCTCGTCAGTTCGGCGGCGGAGATCGCCGAGGCGATGCTCGTCCCCTGAAGGGTCAACGTCAGTTGCCCTGTCAGCGCCGGAAAGATGATGCGCAGCGCCGGAATGATGACGATGTGGCGCATGACGCGGAACCGCGACATACCGAGCGCCAGGCCGGCCTCGATCTGTGTTCGAGGAATGGCGACGATGCCGGCGCGGATGATCTCCGTCGCGTAGGCGCCAAGATTGAAGGAAATGGACATTAGGGCCGCCGCCGTCGCCGAAATCTGAATCCCCACCATCGGCAGCGCGAAGAAGAAGATCAGCATCTGCACGAGCATGGGCGTGTTGCGAACGATTTCGACATAAATGGCGACGATGCCGGCGACGGCCTTCGATCGGCTGTCCCGGGCGATCGCCCCGAACAAGCCGATCGTCAGCCCAAAGAAGACCGCCCCCCCGGTCAGGCCGAGTGTCTGCACCGCACCCGTCAGAAAGTGGGGCCAATACGCCAAAACAGGCGCGAAATGCATTTCGTATTCCATGCGCTTCGATCTTCTTTTCCGGAAGGCCCTGTTTTTGACCGCGACCGAGACTTGCACTTCGAATGGGATTGGGAGCGATCACGCTCCCAATCGACCATTCGGCGTGGGAATGCGAACGACCTCAGAACGAGGGAAGCCGCCCGCCCGGAATCGGAACCCCGGTCCACTTGCGATGCAGGTCGTCAAGCTCGCCGGAGATGTTGATGCAGAACAGGAAGGTGTTGAGCCACTGATGCAGTTCGAACGCATCCTTGCGCACGGCGATGGAGAAGTACCGCGTCTGCAGCGGAAACTTCACTTCGAATTTTTCGCTCAATCCCTCGCGCTTCAGAAAATCCATCGCCATGACGGCGAGAGAGCCGGTCATGTCGACCTTGCTCGAAACCAGCGCCTGCATGGCCGTGGCATCGTCATCGAAGCGCACGATCGTCAGATTGGGAATATTCATGCCGCTCAGGGTCATGTCCTGGATGCTTCCCTTCGGCACCGAAACGCTCTTTCCCGCCATTTCCTCGGGCTTGGTGATGACATCGCCCTTCTTGCCGATGATGCTCAGCTGATAACTCCCATAGGGAGACGTGAACATCAGCACCTTCGCCCGCTGGGGCGTTGGCGTCGTCTGGGCAATCTGAATGTCGATGCGCTTCGATTCCAGGGCCGCGACGCGCGAGGAATTATTCACCGGCACGATGTCGACTTCGACGCCGAGTTCCTTGCCGATCAAATGCGCTACATCGACATGATAGCCGACGATGTTTCCATTCTTGTCGACGCTGTCGTAAGGCGGCGCCCCCGTGAGCACACCGATGGAAATTCGGCCCTTCTTGGCAATTTCGTCGATGGACTGCGCGTCCGCCGCCGAGAAAGCCAAAAGGGAAGCCGTTCCCAAGACAGCGAGGAAAACGCTGCGCTTCACAATACTCGCTAGATGCATAGCAACACCTCCCAGAGAAAGTTCCTGACAACCGTCGGCCCCAGGGATGCGACGGCACCCTTCCGCAAGCCGACGAAGCCGCTATCGATGACGAAATACTCTTCTCCCACTCACGGCATCTGGCATCTTATTGCTTATGACAGATGACATGAGTGGGGGGATGTAAACACAGATCTTGATGGATGGCAACCCCCGTATCGCCTTCATGGTTCCGCGCCGAATTCCGCTGGCAGGCCCTGCAAGAGGAGTTGTAGCGGCGCCGCCTTGAGCCCCTGCAACGTCCGCCCCATTCCAGGAATACGGTTGGCATCTTGAATACTCGCGTCGGCCGAATCGTGCCATTTTCGGACAAGGCACAGCCAACCTGAAGCGGACGTTCAACGAAGAAGGCAGGCTGGCGATCCTCGTCGTGGGCCACCGGTCCCGCCATACCACAATAAGACGGTCCATCGTCTGCCTATGGAAGGCGCGTTGAGTCGCAAGTTGTGAGTGTCATAATATTGCAATAAATATTGCAAATATATGAAATCTGCATTAATAATTGCAAAAAAAGTGGCCGCGCGGCTCACGCGCGGATACAGTCAGCCTCGAAAACAGGGAGGAGGCCCCGTTGAACGAACAGGGTGGACTGGAAAAACTTCAGGAGATCATCGAACGGTCCGAGGATCGACTGACCAAGACCGACCGGCTGCTGATCCAGGAAATTCTCGGCAATCCGGCGGAAGGCGCCGTTCTTTCCGCAGCCGAACTGGCGGGTCGCGCCGGCGTGCACGCGTCGAACGTGATCCGGCTCGCCCGCAAGCTGGGCTTCGCGGGATTTCCCGAAATGCGGGCGGTGTTGCGCGACGACCTGCTGTGCTTTTCAGACGCCTCGGCCCGCGTGCGCGACCGCGTTTCTCAGTCGGCGGAAGGCTCCTTCCTGGAGGAGGTGATCGAACGCGAGATCGGCTCGTTGGGCGAACTGCGCCACCACGTCCCGCAAACAACGATCAACCAAGTTGCCGAGGCCATCGCCCGGGGCGGCCACGTCCTTCTATTCGGGCAGGGGCACGCCGTTTCCCTCATGCATCTCCTGGGGTGCCGGCTGCGCCGCTCCGGCTACCGCAACACGCTGCTGACCCAGCACGGCGTCGAATTCGCCGAGCACGCGGCTCTCCTGCGGCCGGGCGACGTGGTGATCGCCTTCTCGTTCTTCGCCATGCCGCCCGGTCTGGAGCATCTCCTCGAACACGCGCACAAGGCCGGCGCCGTCTCGGTGCTCATCAGCGACATCGTCGGTCTCACCATCCGTCCCAAACCCGACTTCCTGCTGGCCGCCTACCGGCGGCGCGGCGGCGAATCCTTCTCGCTGACGGTCTCCATGGCGATCTGCAACGCCCTGATCCTCAGCATCTCGAAATGCGACGACGGCCGGTCCCTCGCCGCCCTCGGCTGCTATTCGGAACTCTGCGAGAAATACGTGAACAAGAGCCACGCGAAAAATGGCTGAACCCCCAACCGAAGTGACAATGGAGAAAACGTGCCCATGAACCGCAATCGATGGAAAACGACGATGGCGGCCCTGGCTGTCGCTGGCGTAGCGCTTTCTTCCGCCACCGCCATGGCGGACGACCGCCCCGAGGTCGTGGTTGCCGTCAATTCCCTGGCCCGCACCCTCGAACCGGCCGAGCGCGACGGCAACGTCGACGTCCGCATCGTCTATTCGATGTACGACACCCTGATCCGCTGGGATTTCCTCAACCCCATGCCGAACGGCGACACACGCCTGGTTCCCGGCCTCGCCACCGCATGGAAGCGTATCGACCCGCGGACCCTCGAACTGACCCTGCGCAAGGGCGTCAAGTTCCACAACGGCGACGAGATGACGGCCGACGACGTGGTCTTCACCTTCTCGCCCGAACGGCTGTGGGGCAAGGATTCGGCCCTGGCCTACGGGCGGCCCTATTTCGGCCACCTCGAGAAAGTGGAGAAGATCGACGCCTATACCGTCCGCTTCACCACCGCCGAGCCCGACCTCATCCTGGAAAAGCGCCTGTCCACCTATGCCTCCTTCGTCGTCAACGCCCGCCAGTGGCTCGGCATCAAGGCCCGCGTCGAAAAGGAAAACGCCGGCAAGCCGACCGACCAGCAAAAGGACTGGAAACAGACGGCCCTCAAGGAGATCCGCTGGAACCCGGTCGGCACCGGCCCCTACAAGTTCAAGAGTTGGCGCAAGGACGGCTTCATCGAGCTCGAGGCCTTCGACGACTACTTCATGGGCAAGCCCACCGCCAAGAAGG encodes the following:
- a CDS encoding amino acid ABC transporter permease; amino-acid sequence: MEYEMHFAPVLAYWPHFLTGAVQTLGLTGGAVFFGLTIGLFGAIARDSRSKAVAGIVAIYVEIVRNTPMLVQMLIFFFALPMVGIQISATAAALMSISFNLGAYATEIIRAGIVAIPRTQIEAGLALGMSRFRVMRHIVIIPALRIIFPALTGQLTLTLQGTSIASAISAAELTSAASFVESITFRSLETYIVLAIVYICLTFLFRLIYWLVSLVLFRRKRSLNLEKLSGSPVMGAQ
- a CDS encoding amino acid ABC transporter permease produces the protein MLQTFGWDGFLFLVRGAGWTLALFLSSMVVGSLLALPLSILRVLAPKPIRLLVAGYIEIVEATPLLVLIFITFFGLSFLGFHFPPLTAAGAALSLYTAAYCADIWRGCIEAIPRQQWEGGRALALTQGQQLRYVILPQAFKIALSPTVGFMVQLLKNSSLTALIGFVELTRAGQIMNNMTFQPFRVFLTVAAIYFVMCYPLSLLSQKLSGGENARRAG
- a CDS encoding transporter substrate-binding domain-containing protein gives rise to the protein MHLASIVKRSVFLAVLGTASLLAFSAADAQSIDEIAKKGRISIGVLTGAPPYDSVDKNGNIVGYHVDVAHLIGKELGVEVDIVPVNNSSRVAALESKRIDIQIAQTTPTPQRAKVLMFTSPYGSYQLSIIGKKGDVITKPEEMAGKSVSVPKGSIQDMTLSGMNIPNLTIVRFDDDATAMQALVSSKVDMTGSLAVMAMDFLKREGLSEKFEVKFPLQTRYFSIAVRKDAFELHQWLNTFLFCINISGELDDLHRKWTGVPIPGGRLPSF
- a CDS encoding MurR/RpiR family transcriptional regulator, with the protein product MNEQGGLEKLQEIIERSEDRLTKTDRLLIQEILGNPAEGAVLSAAELAGRAGVHASNVIRLARKLGFAGFPEMRAVLRDDLLCFSDASARVRDRVSQSAEGSFLEEVIEREIGSLGELRHHVPQTTINQVAEAIARGGHVLLFGQGHAVSLMHLLGCRLRRSGYRNTLLTQHGVEFAEHAALLRPGDVVIAFSFFAMPPGLEHLLEHAHKAGAVSVLISDIVGLTIRPKPDFLLAAYRRRGGESFSLTVSMAICNALILSISKCDDGRSLAALGCYSELCEKYVNKSHAKNG